A portion of the Candidatus Pristimantibacillus lignocellulolyticus genome contains these proteins:
- a CDS encoding histidine kinase encodes MKKLIGYLAIVCALIAIFYMIFSDQKTGSINIKAIEGKLDLREITDSSFVPLAGDWKFIDNSFISPTQFLSQANNQYVPGPWSSNAHWGTYQLIVQLPDQWNEIGLRVRNIWSAHTIYVNGSPISLGGTVADSKQEMVPDNRSYEVYFTPENRQLLITIHVSDFYNARSGIVFPIDIGDAKLMKEDVTRDLTLEWTAAFCLLMFCILHVAIYILRTKDEAFLFSGLYFLILTVIVVTRGERLLIREFPSIPFEVYFRIQDSITFLSSFILILFVIKMIPSIMKLRTLVLLFLPILVYTVLIVFLPARTLSAAQYLFFFYSEAIFSSIVIYIVYLTIRNRISIRRNEAIILAIMLLFLVIFATSGSFDNLFFSGRNILNRIGFVGFTLAMNVFLSMRLMNRAEESESLTTKLQKANDAKDDFLKVTTQDMQQPLHDAVHLIKSITRENDQEKKSEQLYLAEQLMENMVYLLRDLHDYTRIRFDDYAIQLGSTNLRMVILHVIQLMQLTFAKKNININEQISDQLFVWADEQRLTQVLIRIMAEISHDASGDSLTIESEQIEGNVILQLTTNRKSMTSSTYRQHSPGLIMTEELIGQMNGKISIEHLDDGICFRLSFALSEVKKTVPAIEDPHIIKSDMLVEDREQQTILIVEDDVMHAEVIKGMLNDSYKIRIAYTAQEALSYYNNHPYIAMVIIDDVIPGKMNSLDLLQHFRKQTSLMELPILMMTSSEYPSHIEMIFTSGANDYLIKPFSKETLMARLNAVEQTKQSMLKAVEYEMAFLQTQIKPHFLYNALSSIISFCYTDGERAAHLLSMLSSFLRYIFETSRDGQFSTLQKELEIIEAYVEVEKARFGERLTFSYEIDPFIVTENIQIPNLLLQPLVENSIRHGLFEKEGPGHVQVTIAIHESNLSIQVADNGIGMSAMQCAQLMGEVNTNIGIGFTNVRRRVHDLTQGQLEISSLLGEGTTIHITIPIKEGRKDVESNYS; translated from the coding sequence ATGAAGAAATTAATCGGTTATTTGGCTATTGTTTGTGCCTTAATCGCTATTTTTTATATGATTTTTAGCGACCAGAAAACGGGTTCAATAAATATTAAAGCTATTGAGGGTAAACTCGATTTACGAGAGATAACTGATTCATCTTTTGTGCCGTTAGCTGGGGACTGGAAATTCATAGACAACTCTTTCATATCTCCTACACAATTTCTAAGTCAAGCCAATAACCAGTATGTGCCTGGTCCTTGGTCATCCAATGCGCATTGGGGAACGTATCAATTAATCGTTCAGTTGCCTGATCAATGGAATGAAATAGGTCTGCGTGTGCGCAATATTTGGTCTGCTCATACAATTTACGTTAACGGTTCTCCAATCTCTCTTGGTGGTACAGTTGCAGATTCCAAACAAGAGATGGTTCCTGACAACAGATCATACGAAGTATATTTTACACCTGAGAATCGTCAGCTATTAATAACGATTCATGTATCAGACTTCTATAATGCTAGAAGCGGTATCGTGTTCCCTATTGATATCGGGGATGCTAAGTTAATGAAAGAGGATGTTACTCGCGATCTGACGCTAGAGTGGACAGCTGCCTTCTGTTTGCTTATGTTCTGTATTCTTCATGTAGCTATCTATATACTACGAACTAAAGATGAAGCTTTTCTTTTCAGTGGGTTGTACTTTCTCATCTTAACGGTCATTGTAGTAACACGCGGGGAGCGTCTGCTCATTCGCGAATTCCCATCAATCCCATTTGAGGTCTACTTTCGAATACAAGACTCCATTACATTTTTGAGCTCCTTTATACTAATCTTGTTCGTTATTAAAATGATACCTTCTATTATGAAACTAAGAACACTAGTGTTACTTTTTCTGCCTATTCTTGTCTATACCGTGTTAATCGTCTTTCTTCCAGCTAGAACATTGTCCGCTGCACAATATTTGTTCTTTTTCTATAGCGAAGCCATATTTTCGTCTATTGTCATATACATAGTATATTTAACAATAAGAAATCGAATATCTATACGAAGAAATGAAGCGATCATTCTAGCAATCATGTTATTATTTCTAGTAATATTCGCAACTAGTGGTTCATTTGATAACTTATTTTTCTCAGGACGTAACATCCTCAACAGAATTGGATTTGTTGGGTTTACATTGGCGATGAATGTTTTTCTCAGTATGCGACTAATGAATCGTGCAGAGGAATCCGAATCATTAACGACCAAGTTACAGAAGGCTAATGATGCGAAAGATGATTTTCTGAAAGTAACTACGCAAGACATGCAACAACCTTTACACGATGCCGTTCATTTAATTAAATCAATTACGCGAGAGAACGATCAAGAAAAAAAAAGTGAACAACTATATTTAGCTGAACAATTAATGGAGAACATGGTTTATTTACTGAGAGATCTTCACGATTATACTCGTATACGATTTGATGATTATGCCATTCAACTTGGATCTACTAATCTTCGTATGGTCATACTCCATGTTATTCAATTAATGCAGCTTACATTTGCAAAGAAGAATATTAATATCAATGAACAAATTTCAGATCAATTATTTGTATGGGCAGATGAACAAAGATTGACTCAAGTACTTATTCGTATTATGGCAGAAATATCTCACGATGCCTCAGGAGATAGTCTAACGATAGAATCCGAGCAAATTGAAGGTAATGTCATACTGCAATTGACCACAAACCGTAAGTCTATGACATCTAGCACATATAGACAACACTCCCCTGGGCTCATTATGACGGAGGAACTTATTGGGCAGATGAACGGAAAGATATCGATTGAACATTTGGATGATGGTATTTGCTTTAGGCTCTCTTTTGCTTTAAGTGAAGTCAAAAAAACAGTTCCAGCAATTGAAGATCCGCATATTATAAAATCTGACATGCTCGTAGAAGATAGAGAACAACAGACAATTCTAATTGTCGAAGACGATGTCATGCACGCTGAAGTTATAAAAGGAATGTTAAACGATAGCTATAAAATAAGAATCGCTTATACTGCACAAGAGGCACTTAGCTACTATAATAATCATCCCTATATAGCTATGGTTATTATCGATGACGTTATTCCTGGCAAAATGAATAGTTTAGACTTACTTCAACATTTTCGTAAGCAGACATCATTAATGGAATTGCCTATTTTAATGATGACATCATCAGAGTATCCAAGTCATATTGAGATGATCTTTACCAGTGGTGCTAATGATTATCTAATAAAACCTTTCTCGAAAGAGACATTAATGGCTCGGCTTAATGCCGTTGAACAAACAAAGCAATCTATGTTAAAAGCTGTTGAATATGAGATGGCATTTCTGCAAACTCAAATTAAACCACATTTTCTATATAACGCGCTTAGTAGCATTATTTCCTTCTGTTACACAGATGGTGAACGTGCTGCCCATCTATTGTCAATGCTAAGTTCCTTTCTTCGTTACATTTTTGAGACTAGCCGTGATGGACAATTCTCAACTCTGCAGAAGGAACTGGAAATTATTGAAGCATACGTAGAAGTAGAAAAAGCAAGATTTGGTGAACGACTAACTTTCTCTTATGAAATAGATCCATTCATTGTAACGGAGAACATTCAAATACCGAATCTGCTATTACAGCCATTAGTAGAAAATTCAATTCGTCATGGTCTCTTTGAGAAGGAAGGTCCAGGACATGTACAAGTAACTATAGCCATTCACGAATCTAACCTAAGTATTCAAGTTGCGGATAATGGGATAGGAATGTCAGCCATGCAATGCGCACAGTTAATGGGAGAAGTAAACACTAATATTGGCATCGGATTTACAAATGTGCGCCGACGCGTGCACGATCTAACGCAAGGGCAACTGGAAATTAGCTCTTTACTTGGTGAAGGAACAACGATTCATATAACGATTCCTATTAAGGAGGGACGAAAAGATGTGGAGAGTAATTATAGTTGA
- a CDS encoding S-layer homology domain-containing protein: protein MSKRWFKKLGISMLIFTLIVSLVTVAIPISVSAATEAVDIGIDVQKAYDVDVVLALDNSTQNIDTYKEDLQTALESRGVNASNLNIQSVEVNETNILEGKFELNLRWPGPGIDMDAHVEFWNATQMKTQLFYGQKEVHESVLDYDDQSGGVGEIISLSLDTIPSDIVELKVKINPYTGSDNTTMYLYKTVNGVKQEIIKSSAYVTKPNVYYFGSFKRNQDSWDFHFNNGTVFAGKEVEIISKDFMEVLREPDWRSSARKYLVNLNDQTVPDFDDSIELGEIVSRMGNDQIHYIGWGEDTDNAGTNDLTQNQAESFIRKNNGLGTFVNRTGSSYQEQINQTADYIASQSRNEANNEYLELDQNYDLIVTPSSELSNTKDENWPNGKWRIEHDPSIYENNTGIVPYSGQYLDDFLPTFNKVGQYDIYYADVLVKTLYVHRKPVSRFDVEVNSSNEVTLTNLSYDRDTPSQQNGIEEAKWMWKRTTDESWTSGKPSSFVPNEDYIIQLMVKDYQGTWSTARSLYQSTQSGAGKPISDFELSANQLIWPESTIEIENTSYDPRSADITEQQWTVYKNNEVIYTGNAPKLNFTNEGVGTYKISLKSKNQSGIWSETFSRFLKILPNSEPTISSIGNQSVTEGVTKEISFQVNDEETSAYSVTVAGSSSNTAIIPNENIVVTGNGKDRVVSITPAFGQAGVVTITLQATDGDMSVQQTFTITVVEKSAPTISSIEDQSINISDSSEEIEFTIGDEFFAANLISVVATSSNQELIADSSIVLGGTDENRTVSFTPVAGASGTADITIEATDPSGKKSVQIFKVTVSDLMPPNIVNVQVVNPDERYKSGDTIVIKVIFDEDVLVNGVPELALNFGSEPTRQAQYTGGSSTKELTFEYTIQAGDDTNEIRIAAEQALQLAGGSIQDGNNNNANLTLLEDFVWDTLIVDTVAPNRPSIEAQFVKPSTSIEITSDAPAVGEIAWLAPSGTTRFQEGTTMTKLVGNGSSDIIKAPLAEGTYYLYVIDANGNISVASENAVIVDNTNPNIAVISLPIAKDNVINGYEAEKTTISGTSEENAKVEVMFIDQDSKTVVVTTFADENGDWSIDPSDISSLADGTITVSVKVIDAAGNESVEIEQTIYKDTVTPINQNDVLFSNQSVKGNTIITLDAAAGEGITIFVAPLGTLAEDLVANGNTITSVAGDYSSIHAPLNDGIYHIYIMDTAGNVSEPSTATIIVDNIVPTINSLTPNTSDWVKDSVLVSINASDTNGSGIEVVKYAYGLQIPNYFITNGILANGYMFEVDTNGIYTVYVRDFAGNESVQFIQISNIDKQKPTAPSIQLEPNRDFYNGDYTISITPGQDSSSGVAYTEYRITGASEEDWTQYEEPIVISEEGKYTIETRTVDNVGNVSDVIVRTIVINRELTVFPTVSISPDIAYSNENVTVTISKSYDESHEDEGENSVIYYKIPSSGINEYVEYTGAFDITQEGQTEIDIMVRDRAGNEVTMTKIINIDKTAPINQDQILAENVITQGNTLITIQPSYDSEDKIWLAPVGTTLFTESETMTKAAGDATKIVTPSLDGEYRIYVIDKSGNISLSSDKTVTVDNVPPTVTGIADDEIYKEYPTISFDEGVATLNGQPFESDTKIEANGTYTLILTDVAGNSTVITFIVDNDKESVEKDTAALQVGFAPGDHPEWVSTDISLSDLGFFDSEIEWTSSHEDILSAEGKVTPPTVNTEVTLTATITKGDFKLEKTFTVLVIADPVKPVIALNGSSNVIVEQGQVYVEQGVQAIDNKDGNITENVVMSGFIDTKTIGVYTLVYTVSDKAGNMTQVVRTVTVVKPFIPASTIIHVDGDQKSTDNKIKEALKEANKQKTGQITLVVDDEVVQDAPIRISISKDDLTTAYNQKTKIELQTNNASILVPIRDLDMSQFTANSRLELVIEQLDVQKAENQALVTAIQNMSANLAIYDNKVFDFKMRIIEEDTQGNVISARDIENFQTTEDIVLKIFVGTNINEQLYFMTFYFNETLNEWQYIRSSYDEQSGTMILLTNHLSIYSVMETTKAQKQIELTNILNKENITVSEVRSILEDPDMDFNGDTMSKYDVFTDVHKDAVAQDIITKKPIGGYDYHALSDQVTNSVNSKHNAITTDTEKPEIKLTGPSIVYVIRGTTYVEQGAIATDNQDGDITGRIILIGSVDTTKNGTYILRYLITDVNGNQSEITRKVIVQNPTPDNEVEEPTLPVIIVDKNTGYVIKENKDITIVLTKEPQMQIVSQVYNVEVVSEKPTGKFEVQFSYDPSKVTNLNQLAVYQYDATEKRWVSVGGIIDPLNHTVTITLDSPATLVLMENKVVFKDLDGHWAKNIVEFLAARQIITGDTEGNFNPNMGITRAEFSTLIVRMLNLPINESASQFTDVTGQWYESYITTAQEFGIVKGVSDTNFEPERVVSRQEMAAIIIRTLKKYKNVTITEEDLKQIAEFADTDNISPWAFEDVYAAKKLGLMIGRDGNKFAPQSPTLRGEAASVIYNLLKELQLI from the coding sequence GTGAGTAAACGATGGTTTAAAAAGCTTGGAATTTCCATGCTTATCTTCACATTAATAGTATCGTTAGTTACAGTAGCAATACCAATCAGTGTTAGCGCGGCAACTGAAGCAGTTGATATTGGAATTGATGTGCAGAAAGCCTACGATGTAGATGTCGTATTGGCGTTGGATAATTCCACGCAAAACATAGACACCTATAAGGAAGATTTACAAACTGCATTAGAAAGCAGAGGAGTAAATGCTAGTAATCTTAACATTCAATCAGTAGAAGTTAATGAAACAAATATTTTAGAAGGTAAGTTTGAACTTAACCTAAGATGGCCTGGCCCAGGGATAGATATGGATGCTCATGTTGAGTTCTGGAATGCAACGCAAATGAAAACACAATTATTCTATGGTCAGAAAGAAGTGCATGAAAGCGTATTGGACTATGATGATCAAAGTGGTGGAGTTGGTGAGATCATTTCGTTAAGCTTAGACACTATTCCAAGTGATATTGTGGAGCTTAAAGTGAAAATTAATCCTTACACAGGCAGTGATAACACCACTATGTACCTGTACAAAACAGTTAATGGAGTTAAGCAAGAAATTATTAAAAGCTCCGCTTATGTAACTAAACCAAATGTATATTATTTTGGTAGCTTTAAGCGTAATCAAGATTCATGGGATTTCCATTTTAACAATGGAACAGTTTTTGCTGGTAAAGAAGTAGAGATTATTTCTAAGGACTTTATGGAGGTTCTTCGTGAACCAGATTGGAGATCTTCAGCTAGAAAGTATCTCGTTAACCTGAATGACCAGACTGTGCCAGATTTTGATGATTCCATTGAATTAGGCGAAATTGTTTCTAGAATGGGAAATGATCAAATCCATTACATTGGTTGGGGCGAGGATACTGATAATGCAGGAACTAATGATTTAACACAAAATCAAGCAGAATCTTTTATTAGAAAAAATAATGGTTTAGGTACCTTTGTTAATCGAACAGGTTCAAGCTATCAGGAGCAAATCAATCAAACAGCAGATTATATTGCTAGTCAATCTCGTAATGAAGCTAATAATGAATATTTAGAGTTGGATCAAAATTATGATCTAATCGTTACTCCATCATCTGAGCTTTCCAATACGAAAGATGAGAATTGGCCAAATGGTAAATGGAGAATAGAACATGACCCAAGTATTTATGAAAATAACACAGGTATTGTTCCATACAGCGGTCAGTACTTAGATGATTTCCTTCCTACTTTCAATAAAGTTGGACAGTACGATATTTATTATGCTGACGTACTTGTGAAGACGCTATATGTACATAGAAAACCAGTAAGTCGCTTTGACGTAGAGGTAAATAGTAGCAATGAAGTTACGTTAACTAATTTATCGTATGATCGCGATACTCCAAGTCAACAAAATGGAATTGAAGAAGCGAAATGGATGTGGAAGCGCACGACGGATGAAAGCTGGACGAGTGGAAAGCCTAGTAGCTTTGTGCCTAATGAGGATTATATTATTCAACTTATGGTTAAAGATTACCAAGGAACATGGAGTACAGCACGTTCACTTTACCAGTCGACACAGTCTGGAGCAGGAAAGCCAATCTCTGATTTCGAGCTAAGTGCGAATCAGCTAATATGGCCGGAAAGTACAATAGAAATTGAGAATACAAGCTATGACCCTCGAAGTGCAGACATAACAGAACAACAATGGACAGTATATAAAAATAATGAAGTTATTTATACTGGCAACGCACCAAAACTTAATTTCACAAACGAAGGTGTAGGCACGTATAAAATTTCACTTAAATCTAAAAATCAAAGTGGTATTTGGTCAGAAACATTTAGTCGCTTTTTGAAAATCCTTCCGAATAGTGAACCTACGATTTCTAGCATTGGTAATCAATCGGTTACTGAAGGCGTAACTAAAGAGATTTCATTCCAGGTAAATGATGAAGAGACAAGTGCTTATAGCGTAACAGTAGCAGGATCTTCGTCGAATACAGCCATTATTCCTAATGAAAATATTGTTGTAACAGGTAATGGTAAAGATAGAGTTGTGTCTATAACACCAGCTTTTGGACAAGCAGGAGTTGTGACGATTACTTTACAAGCTACTGACGGTGATATGTCGGTTCAGCAAACCTTTACGATTACAGTAGTAGAAAAGAGTGCACCAACAATAAGCAGTATTGAAGATCAAAGTATAAATATTAGCGATTCTTCTGAAGAAATCGAATTTACAATAGGTGACGAGTTTTTTGCAGCTAACTTAATTAGCGTAGTTGCTACTTCTTCTAATCAGGAGCTAATTGCTGATTCCAGTATTGTACTTGGGGGAACAGATGAAAATCGTACAGTTAGCTTTACTCCAGTAGCGGGTGCTTCAGGAACTGCTGATATTACGATTGAGGCAACTGACCCAAGTGGCAAAAAATCAGTTCAAATTTTCAAAGTTACAGTAAGTGATTTGATGCCACCTAACATAGTTAATGTTCAAGTTGTAAATCCAGATGAACGATACAAGTCAGGAGACACTATCGTTATTAAGGTAATCTTTGATGAGGATGTGCTAGTTAACGGAGTGCCTGAGTTAGCACTTAATTTTGGTAGCGAACCTACTCGTCAAGCACAATATACAGGCGGTAGCTCTACGAAAGAATTAACCTTTGAATATACGATACAAGCTGGCGACGATACAAATGAAATTCGTATCGCAGCTGAGCAGGCACTACAACTAGCGGGTGGAAGTATTCAGGATGGCAACAATAATAACGCCAATTTGACTTTGCTAGAAGATTTTGTATGGGACACTCTTATCGTTGATACGGTAGCTCCAAATAGACCGAGCATTGAAGCTCAATTTGTTAAGCCTAGCACAAGCATTGAGATTACATCTGATGCACCAGCTGTAGGAGAAATAGCATGGTTAGCACCAAGTGGTACGACTAGATTCCAAGAAGGCACAACAATGACGAAATTAGTTGGTAATGGATCTAGTGATATTATTAAAGCGCCTTTAGCAGAAGGAACATACTATTTATATGTAATTGATGCTAATGGCAATATATCCGTTGCCTCTGAAAATGCAGTTATCGTTGATAACACAAATCCAAATATTGCTGTTATTTCATTACCAATAGCTAAGGATAACGTTATTAATGGATATGAGGCAGAAAAAACAACGATTTCAGGTACTTCTGAAGAAAATGCAAAAGTTGAGGTAATGTTTATCGATCAAGATTCGAAAACTGTAGTCGTAACAACGTTTGCGGACGAGAATGGAGATTGGAGCATTGATCCTAGCGATATTAGTTCGTTAGCTGATGGAACAATTACTGTGAGTGTGAAAGTAATTGATGCAGCGGGTAATGAAAGCGTAGAGATAGAGCAAACAATTTACAAAGATACCGTTACGCCTATTAATCAGAATGATGTACTTTTTAGTAATCAATCTGTAAAAGGCAATACAATTATTACACTCGATGCGGCAGCAGGTGAGGGTATTACAATCTTTGTTGCACCGCTTGGAACTTTAGCAGAAGATTTAGTCGCTAATGGTAATACAATTACTAGTGTTGCAGGAGATTATTCATCCATTCACGCACCATTAAATGACGGTATCTATCATATTTATATTATGGATACAGCAGGTAATGTATCAGAGCCTAGTACTGCCACGATTATTGTAGATAATATAGTACCAACTATCAATTCCTTAACTCCAAATACATCGGATTGGGTAAAAGATTCGGTTCTAGTATCCATTAATGCTTCTGATACTAACGGAAGCGGTATTGAGGTAGTGAAGTATGCATATGGACTTCAAATTCCTAATTACTTTATTACTAATGGAATTCTAGCTAATGGTTACATGTTTGAAGTCGATACAAATGGTATTTACACCGTATATGTTCGTGATTTTGCAGGCAATGAAAGTGTTCAGTTTATTCAAATTTCCAATATTGATAAGCAAAAGCCAACTGCGCCAAGTATACAACTTGAGCCTAATAGAGACTTCTATAATGGAGATTACACGATTTCAATTACACCTGGTCAAGACTCATCATCAGGAGTAGCGTATACAGAATATCGTATAACAGGTGCTTCTGAGGAAGATTGGACGCAATACGAGGAACCGATTGTAATCAGTGAAGAGGGTAAGTATACAATAGAAACGAGAACAGTCGATAATGTAGGAAATGTTAGCGATGTTATCGTGCGTACAATTGTTATTAATCGAGAGCTTACTGTATTTCCAACTGTAAGTATTTCTCCAGATATTGCGTACAGTAATGAGAATGTAACAGTTACAATTTCGAAGTCATATGATGAATCACATGAGGATGAGGGTGAAAATTCTGTTATTTACTACAAAATTCCTAGCAGTGGAATCAATGAGTATGTAGAATACACCGGAGCATTTGACATTACGCAAGAAGGGCAAACCGAAATTGATATTATGGTTAGGGATAGAGCTGGTAATGAGGTCACTATGACCAAAATTATCAATATTGACAAGACAGCACCTATCAATCAAGATCAAATTCTAGCGGAAAATGTAATTACTCAAGGCAATACATTGATTACAATTCAACCTTCTTATGATAGTGAAGATAAAATTTGGTTGGCACCTGTAGGAACAACTTTGTTCACTGAGAGTGAAACAATGACAAAAGCTGCTGGTGATGCAACTAAGATCGTTACACCATCTTTAGATGGAGAGTATAGAATTTATGTTATTGACAAATCAGGAAATATTTCACTATCAAGTGATAAGACTGTGACTGTCGATAATGTACCTCCAACGGTAACCGGTATTGCAGATGACGAGATTTACAAGGAATACCCGACAATCAGCTTTGATGAAGGGGTAGCAACGTTAAATGGACAGCCATTTGAAAGTGACACAAAAATAGAAGCGAATGGCACTTATACCTTAATCCTAACCGATGTAGCAGGTAACAGTACGGTTATCACGTTTATTGTAGACAATGATAAAGAGTCTGTTGAGAAGGACACTGCCGCGTTGCAAGTAGGCTTTGCTCCAGGTGATCATCCTGAATGGGTATCTACAGATATTTCACTTAGTGATTTAGGATTTTTTGATAGTGAAATTGAGTGGACTAGCAGTCATGAGGATATTTTATCAGCAGAAGGAAAAGTTACACCTCCAACGGTAAATACCGAAGTAACGTTAACAGCAACCATTACTAAGGGTGACTTCAAATTAGAGAAAACATTCACTGTGCTTGTGATTGCTGATCCCGTTAAGCCAGTTATTGCGCTGAATGGTAGCAGTAATGTCATCGTAGAGCAAGGTCAAGTCTATGTAGAGCAAGGCGTTCAAGCGATTGACAACAAAGATGGTAACATTACAGAAAACGTTGTGATGAGTGGCTTTATTGATACAAAAACGATAGGTGTATACACCTTAGTTTATACTGTATCAGACAAAGCAGGTAACATGACACAAGTAGTACGTACAGTTACTGTAGTCAAACCATTTATTCCAGCTAGCACGATTATTCATGTAGATGGTGATCAAAAGTCTACAGATAATAAAATTAAAGAAGCATTAAAAGAAGCGAACAAGCAAAAAACTGGTCAGATTACTCTTGTTGTTGATGATGAGGTAGTGCAAGATGCGCCTATTCGAATTAGCATAAGTAAAGATGATCTAACAACTGCTTATAATCAAAAAACTAAAATCGAGCTACAAACAAATAATGCATCCATTCTTGTGCCAATACGTGATCTTGATATGAGTCAATTCACAGCTAATTCAAGATTAGAGTTAGTCATTGAGCAGTTGGATGTTCAAAAAGCAGAAAACCAAGCATTAGTAACAGCTATTCAAAATATGAGTGCGAACCTTGCTATTTATGATAATAAGGTTTTTGATTTCAAGATGAGAATTATTGAAGAAGACACTCAAGGTAATGTTATCAGTGCAAGGGATATTGAAAACTTCCAAACGACAGAAGACATTGTCCTGAAAATTTTCGTGGGAACTAACATCAATGAACAGCTATACTTTATGACATTCTACTTTAATGAAACATTGAATGAATGGCAATATATTAGAAGCAGCTATGATGAACAGTCAGGTACGATGATCTTATTAACAAATCATCTTAGTATCTACTCTGTCATGGAGACTACAAAGGCACAGAAGCAAATAGAGCTTACTAATATTTTGAACAAGGAAAATATTACAGTGAGTGAAGTACGTAGTATTCTTGAAGATCCAGATATGGACTTTAACGGTGATACTATGAGTAAATATGATGTATTTACAGATGTGCATAAAGACGCTGTAGCTCAGGATATTATAACGAAAAAACCTATTGGTGGATATGATTACCATGCACTTAGTGATCAAGTAACCAATAGCGTCAATAGTAAGCATAATGCTATCACTACGGATACAGAAAAACCTGAAATTAAGCTTACAGGTCCTAGTATTGTGTACGTAATTAGAGGTACTACGTATGTTGAGCAAGGTGCAATTGCTACTGATAATCAAGATGGAGACATTACTGGTCGAATTATTTTGATTGGTTCAGTTGATACCACTAAAAATGGTACCTACATTCTGCGTTATCTTATTACAGATGTAAATGGTAACCAATCTGAAATTACAAGAAAAGTTATTGTACAAAATCCTACTCCAGATAATGAAGTAGAAGAGCCAACATTACCAGTAATTATTGTGGACAAAAATACTGGGTATGTCATTAAAGAAAATAAAGACATTACAATTGTGTTAACGAAAGAACCACAGATGCAAATTGTCAGCCAAGTGTACAACGTTGAAGTAGTCTCTGAAAAGCCTACTGGAAAGTTCGAAGTACAATTTAGCTATGACCCAAGCAAGGTTACTAATCTTAATCAGCTTGCTGTCTATCAGTACGATGCGACTGAAAAACGTTGGGTATCAGTTGGTGGTATTATTGATCCTCTAAACCATACGGTTACCATTACTTTGGATTCGCCTGCAACACTTGTGTTAATGGAAAACAAAGTAGTGTTTAAAGACCTTGATGGACATTGGGCTAAAAATATCGTTGAGTTCCTGGCAGCAAGACAAATTATTACAGGTGATACTGAAGGAAACTTTAATCCTAACATGGGTATTACAAGAGCTGAATTCTCTACATTAATAGTAAGAATGCTAAATCTTCCAATCAATGAATCAGCAAGTCAGTTTACTGATGTAACTGGTCAATGGTATGAGTCTTACATCACAACGGCTCAAGAGTTTGGAATTGTTAAAGGCGTAAGTGACACTAACTTTGAGCCTGAGCGAGTTGTTTCCAGACAAGAGATGGCAGCAATTATTATTAGAACACTTAAGAAATACAAGAATG
- a CDS encoding response regulator — translation MWRVIIVEDEKPILDLHTRLLETYGPFQIVGRFESPFEALQEIPNLKLDALLLDIEMPRMTGLQLAQQLVESGIDLPVIFSTAHQQYAIEAFRVQALDYILKPMTPSMVKQLDSRLQKYYGLKQQHTIKNQLHVQLYGQAFVKKDENHVKWPTRITEELFYYFLLHEGKLCQKWRIIDDLWTNADDKRALSNLYNTIYRMRQLFMELEIPIVFERMNDGYIMNTNNSIQLVPKDHPDATLLESKGYLWAHSWNTLP, via the coding sequence ATGTGGAGAGTAATTATAGTTGAAGATGAGAAGCCAATTTTGGATCTGCATACAAGATTATTAGAAACTTACGGTCCCTTTCAAATCGTCGGTCGCTTTGAATCACCGTTTGAAGCACTACAGGAAATTCCAAACCTGAAATTGGATGCACTCCTGCTTGATATAGAAATGCCCAGAATGACAGGTCTTCAACTCGCACAACAATTAGTAGAGAGCGGAATTGACTTACCCGTAATTTTCTCAACTGCTCATCAACAGTACGCTATTGAAGCTTTTCGAGTACAAGCACTGGATTATATATTAAAGCCAATGACTCCGAGTATGGTCAAACAATTAGATAGTCGCCTACAAAAGTATTATGGGCTAAAACAACAACATACCATTAAGAATCAATTACATGTCCAGCTGTATGGTCAAGCTTTCGTTAAGAAAGATGAGAATCATGTGAAATGGCCTACACGTATTACTGAAGAATTGTTTTACTATTTTCTGCTTCACGAAGGAAAGCTATGCCAAAAGTGGAGAATCATCGATGATCTGTGGACGAATGCTGACGACAAACGAGCGTTGTCTAATCTATACAATACAATTTACCGTATGAGACAGCTGTTTATGGAACTTGAAATACCAATCGTCTTCGAGCGAATGAACGATGGTTATATTATGAATACAAACAACAGTATTCAACTGGTCCCCAAAGATCATCCAGATGCAACGTTACTTGAGTCGAAAGGGTATCTATGGGCTCATAGTTGGAACACCCTTCCTTAA